The Thermodesulfovibrio sp. 3462-1 genome contains the following window.
TTATTTTTTCAGCAATTTCTTCTGTAGCCTTTGCAGTTCTCTCAGCAAGTTTGCGAACCTCATCGGCAACCACAGCAAAGCCCCTACCCTGTTCTCCTGCTCTTGCAGCCTCAATAGCTGCATTCAAAGCAAGCAGATTTGTCTGATCCGCAATATCTTTTATTGTTAAAACAATTTCTCCAATTTCCTGTGAACTCTGACCAAGCTCTTCAATTGTGACTGCTGCAGATTTAATGGATCTGGCAATTTCAATCATGGCATTTGCTGCCTTTTCAACAGTTGTCTTACCTTTTTGGGCAGTCTCATTTGCCTGTTTGGCTGATTCAGAGGCAGAAGCCGCATTTTTAGCAACGTCAATTATTGTCTGCGAAATCTCTGTGGAAGCTGATGCCATGTGGTCAATGCGAGAGAGTTGCTCATGGGAATTTTTCTCCAAGTTATCTGTTTCACTGGAAAGAGAATTTACAATATTGTTTGTATTTTTTACGATATCTCTAATTCTTCCAATTGTCCCTCTCAGACTTCCAACAATTTTTTGATATATTTCTCCAATTAAATCACAAGCTTCTGATTTTTCCTCTCTAAGGTCACCCTGCTCAAGTTTTGTAAAACAACTGAGAGCAGAGGACATATTCCTTTTATAGGCTCTGTAGGAATAATAAAGCAAAAAACTTAATCCAAGCAGAGAAATGAATAATACAGCTGAATAAATTATGGAGTCTCTCTTTCTCACACTTGCAACTTCCTGATTTAATTTTTCAAATTCTTTTTTATGAGATTCTGTCAATTTAAAAATTAAATCTTTTATTTCTCTCCACAACTTAGTTTCCTCAACAATTTTTTGCGCTGCCTCATCCTTCTTACCTTCAACAGCAAGTTGCTGGATTTCCATTTTCTTTGCATGGTCCTGTTGCCATAGCTGGGCTATTTTCTTTAACTCTGACTGAAATTCTCCTGTTGTAAGTTTAATAGCCTCTTCATTTGCTTTCATAAAGTTTTGATGAGCATTTTGATAGTTTTTCTTTGCGGTTTCATCCTTTGGATTTATAAATACATTTCTTGTTGCCTGTCCTGTTTGAAGTCCCAGAGCATACATATCATTGAGGGCAATAAGAATATTTAAATCCTTCTTCGTAAGTTTTTCTATTCTCTGTTGAAATCCTCGTTCATTAAAATAGGATAAAATAAAGAGTCCTGCAAGGACTATCAGAATCATAATATTGATAAACTGAAGCAATCTTTTTACATTCATTTTTTACCTCCAATTTATAAAATTTATTAATTATACCATTAAAATTGTCAAAAAAAAAGTTTACATAATAACATTAGGAATTATTCCTGTAATCAGGATGACGGCTGCATTTAAAGCTATTGCCACTTTTAAATTGGAAGGAATAAGGTATTCAAACTGTATTTGCTGCTGTGCATTTAAAAAAAACATTTTTACAGCTATTCTCAGATAGTAGTATGCTGAAAGTATACTAAATATAATTCCAACAAGAGCAACCCAGATATAGCCGGAATGAATCACAGACTTAAAAACTAAAAACTTTGCAATAAATCCTCCAAAAGGTGGAATGCCCGAAAGGGAAAAGAGAAAAGCAAGCATACAGAGAGCCAGAGATAGATTAAAATTTGAAATTCCTCTGTATCCTTCTATTTTTTCACCTTCAGGTAGAGCTAAAACAACTGCAAAAGCTCCAATATTCATGAAAGCATAAACCATCATGTAGAAAACTATTGAGTTCAATCCTTCCTGTGAGCAGGCAATTACTGCCAGCATTACATATCCAGCATGGGCTATAGAGGAGTATGCAAGGAGTCTTTTAATGTTATTCTGTCTTAAAGCAAGAATGTTTCCTGTTGCCATTGTAAGAATTGCAATAAAAACAAGAGGTGCGAGCCAGAGTTGAACATTTCCACTGAATGCTTCAAAAACTATCCTCCCTAATGCACCCACTGCTGCAGCCTTAGGACTAACTGACATAAAAGCCGTGATTGTTGTTGGTGCGCCCTCATAAACATCTGGTGACCACTGATGAAAGGGAGCGCAACCTGCTTTAAAAGCAAGAGCTGTTATTATTGCCATTGTTCCCATGTAGTGATAAATTGTTATATCTGAATTATTTTTCAAAAAATTCGCTATACTGTAAAAAGTGGTTGTTCCAGTTACTCCATAAATGGCTGCTATCCCAAAAAGAAATATGGCTGATGCAAAGCTTCCCAGAACATAATACTTCAATGAAGCTTCATTGGACTTCAAATCAGAAAGAACAAATCCTGAAAGAAGATATACACAAAGCGACATAAACTCCACTGAGAGAAAAAGAGGAATAAAATCCTTTGATGAAACAATAAGCATCATGGCAAGTGTGCTTAAAAGCATAAGTAGAGAGTACTCATAAAAGATTTCATTCTTGATCTTTTCATATCTCAGAGAAATTAAGGTGCACAGAAAAAGACTCAAAAGGAAGACTAACTTCAGTCCTTGACTTAAGTTGTCTGCAACAAACATATTGTTAAAAGCAGTGCCATAATCACTGAATAAAATAAAAGAGGTGATAAGTGAAATTGTCATTACCATGATGCCTGTTATGTATCTATTTTTTATAAATAAGCCTATCACAAAGTAGATGAGGAAAAGTATGGTGAAAACTATCTCTGGCAAAAGTGGCAAATATTGATCCATTCTGCTACACCTCCTATTTCATAGTAAAATTAACTGAAGTTGATAAAGAATCCAATAAATGCTTGATTGATGTATCCATAAAACTCAGTGGTAGTGAAGGTTGAAATCCAATGAATAAAACTAAAAAAACAAGAGGGATAAACATCAAGGCTTCCCTTAAATTTAAATCATGAAGATGTTCTTTTATTTCTGGTTTGACTTCATTGAAAACAACTCTGTAGTAGAGCCATATCATATATGTTGCACCAAGAGCTATGCCCAGAATTAATGGAGCGCCTACATAAAAACTGCTTTTGAAAGCACCGAGCATAACAAGAAATTCTCCTATAAATGAGTTTGTTCCTGGAAAACCGATTGAGGCTGCTGAAAAAAAAGTATAAAAAAGGACAAAGATAGGAACTACTTTCCCGAATCCACCGTATTTTACAAGTTCTCTTGTATGGGTTCTCTCATAAATTACACCTATACACATAAATAGTGCTCCAGTTACAATTCCGTGATTTATCATCTGAAGTATTCCTCCTTGCATGGCTGGTTCGTTAAGTGAAAAAATTCCGAGAGTGACAAATCCCATATGGCTTACACTTGAGTAGGCAATAAGTCTTTTAAAATCAGTTTGCATAAGTGTTACAAAAGCTCCGTAAATTATTGCAGTAAGGGATAGAAGCTGCATAAAAAGCTTCAAACTCACTGTAGCATCAGGGCAGAAGGGTATTGAAAATCTTACAAATCCGTATCCTCCAATTTTAAGTAAAATACCAGCCAGAATAACACTTCCTGCAGTTGGTGCCTCTGTATGAGCATCAGGAAGCCATGTATGAAAGGGAAACATTGGGACCTTGACTGCAAAGGCAGCAAAAAAGGCAAAAAATAGCCAGTATTGGAAATCTACAGGAAATTTTATCTTCGAAAGTTCAACCACATCAAAGGTTTTACCTGCCATAAAGTAGAGACTGATAATTCCAATAAGCATAATAACACTTCCTGCAAAGGTAAAAAGAACAAATTTAATAGAGGCATAAATTCTATTAGCACTTCCCCAGATTCCAATGAGTAGAAACATTGGAATTAACATGGCTTCATAAAATACATAAAAAAGAAGTAAATCCATAGCACAGAAGATACCTATCATTGCCGTTTCCATTATGAGAATCATTGAGTAAAAGAGTTTAACTCTTTCATGTATAGCACTCCATGAGACAGCTACACATAAAATGCTTATAATTAAAGTGAGCAAAATAAATAGAATGCTTATACCATCAACACCCATTTTATAATAAGCATTTATTGGAGGAATCCAGTTGTAAGTTTCCACAAACTGAAAAGATGGATTTGATTTATCAAAGTTAGTAAAGATAGGAATTGATATTATTAAGTTCATAACAGTTGTAGTAAGTGCTGCGTATCTTACAGCCATGTCATTTTTAAGCAAAATAATAAAGAGAACTCCAATAAGAGGAAAGAATGTTACTATTGAAAGTATTGGATAAGAAACTGTCTCAATCATGCCTCACTCCTTTAAATAACTATTGGAATTAAAATTATCAAAATCAGCATTATAATGCCTATAACCATGAAAAAGGCGTAATCATGGGCTTTTCCAGTTTGAATTATCTTTACTGTATCACTTAGTGTCATAGAACCTTTTGCCATTCCATTGTATGTTCCATCAACTCCTGAAGTATCAATAATTTTAAGCCAGCGAGCCATTTTCAGAACAGGCTTGATAACCATAAATTCATAAGCCTCGCCAATTATGTTGTATTCAATCTTTGCAAAAAATTTTGCAAACTTCATAAAAATTGCTGCTTCTTTTCTATAAAACCAATCTACATCAAGATTTATGGATCTTATTTCAGGTGGATATATTCCTGAAAGCACAAGAAGTGTAAAAGCTAAAGCTGAAAAAGCAAGCAGATGTGCTTGGTCTATAATATGAGCTGCGGTATAAGGTTCATAATCAACAGGATATGGAAGAATGGAATAAATCAAACCAGGCAACACCCCAATGACGATACACAGAAATGAAGCTAAACCCATAGCAATCAACATATGTTTAGGTGCTTCTTTTGTTCTTATTCCCGAGTCATAGCTAAAAAAGGCAAAAAATGGAATTTTTATACCTGAATAAATAAAAACACCAACTGAAGCAAATAAGAGCGCAATCCATACGAAAAGCATTCCACTGTCTGCTACAGCTGAAACTATCATTAATTTACTTACAAAACCATTTGTAAAAGGCACACCCGATATAGATGCAGCTCCAACAATGCACAAAATAGTTGTAATTGGCATTGATTTATATAAACCACCTAAATCAGTAGCATTTATTTTCCCTGTGCGGTATAAAACAGCTCCCATTGCCATAAAAAGCAATGCCATATAAAGAGTTTGACAAAAAGCATAAGCTATTGTTCCGTTTAAAGACAGCTGGGTCCCTATTGCAATCCCTATAATCATGAATCCAAGCTGGGCAATAATGCTGTAAGAGAGAACTCTTCTGAGATTGTTCTCAATAATTCCATAAAAAGTTGGAAAGACAACCATTATTACTCCAATATATATTAGAAATTCAGTTCCAGCAAATCCTCTTGAAAAAACATAAACTGCTGCATTAGTTGTAAAAGTTGAGAGAAAAACTGTTCCTGTTTCAGTAGATTCAGGATAAGCATCTGGTAGCCATCCATGAAGGAGAGGAAAAGCTGCGGTTGTTCCAAAACCAAGAAATATGAGCCATGAACCTAAACCATTTAACTCCATATGATTGAAAAGTAAAGAACCTATCTCATGATAATGAATCTTTATTCCACCATAAAGAAGTAGCCCACCGAATAGATGAATCATGATATATCTCATTCCAGCACTGAAAGCTGCTTTTGTTCTTGCAGAGAAAACTAAAAAAGCAGCTGCGAATGCCATTATTTGCCAGAATATAAATAGCGTTACAAAATCTCCAGCAAAAATAGCACCCTGTGCACTGCCTGCATACACAAAAGCTGATACTAAATGGAGATTGTCTTTTACATGAAGACTATATATGGATGAAATAAAAGTTATGATTGCAAAGATGTAACCAAAGGCAAGTGAGAGTTTATCAACTTTTCCAAATATAAGTTCATAGTCAAGTACATTGACTTTCCAGTAAACACCCTCGGAAAGGTTGAAAAGATATAAAACCGTAAGCAATGGGAGAACAATCATATAAATCTGTTTTGTTCTTCCCTTAAGAAGCGGAAGTATTAGAGAACCTGCTATGAGAATCAAAGCAGGTGGTATTAAATTAATCATTATAGTAATCCTCCCTTCTCATAACAATTGGTCTGAGGATGTATTTAGCAACCAAAACAATTAATATACATGCCACAAGACCATATGCTCCATAAAAACATGGATAACCATCAAATCCAAAGTAGGCATGCTTGTGAATAAAAGGGTCAACTATTATCAGAATCCCAATGAATAAAAAGAAAAAAGTGAGAATCTTTTTTAAATTCCTGCTCATTTTTTTATTTTCCATTTACTTAGCCCCTAAAATAATTATTGCTGTAAGATAGACAACTCCAAAAGCAAATACAATGTAAAAAACTGTTCTATATGGTGCAATGGGATCATGTTTGAGAATCCTTCTTTCTTCATATCCCCTTGAATTCACTTCAAAACCTCCTTTGCAAGATTTATTATTAAATCTGGATATATTCCACTAATAATGCTGAGTATTGCAGTAATAGTTAGAGTTGTAGCCATAAAAGGATTTTCTCTAATTTCATGACCATGTGTATGAGATTCGTCAAAATTCTTAAAGTAGGCACGATAAACTATTGGCAGAAAATATCCAGCATTAAGCAATGAACTCAAAAGTAAAACTGCAACTATTCCAATACTTCCCCTGTCAAGTGCTCCCATAAGTAAATACCATTTTGTTATAAAACCACCTACAAGTGGTACTCCTATCATACCAAGAGCACCAATTGTAAAAGCTGCCATAGTCCAGGGCATCTTTTTAGCAATTCCATCAAGCTGACTGACTTCAGTTTTATGTGCACAGACATAAAGAGAGCCTGCACAGAAAAACAGGGTTATTTTTGCCAAGGCATGATTTGAAATATGGATTATACCACCAAGCATTCCATGATAGGTAAGTAAAAGTCCTCCTAAAATAATGTAGGAAAGCTGACTTACTGTTGAGTAAGCAAGTCTTGCTTTAATGTTATCTCTTGTGAGGGCTATCATTGAGGCAACTGTTATTGTGAAAGCTGCCATGAAAAGCGCCATATTTGTCGTTGAAAGTTCTTTAAGAAAATCTGTTCCATAAACGAAAAATATTACTCTTAATACAGTAAATACGCCTGTTTTAACAACTGCCACTGCATGTAGCAGTGCACTAACAGGTGTTGGTGCAACCATTGCAGCAGGAAGCCATCCATGAAGCGGCATAACAGCAGCTTTTGCAAAGCCGTAAATATACATGAGAAATACTACGCCAAGAACTGCTGAGTAAGCATGTCTTACAGCCTCTGTAAAAATACCTCCTTTTTGAAACTCAAGAGTTCCTGCAATCATATAGGTTATTACAATTGCTGCAACTAAAAAAATCTTTGCAGCACCTATCAAATATATGGCATACTTTCTTGCACCTTGCTTTGCTTCATCAGTTTCGTGATGAGCAACCAGAGGATAGGTTACAAAAGTGAGCCCTTCATAAAAGAGAAACATAGTAAAAAGATTTGCTGAAAAAGCTACCCCCATTGTTGTAGAAAGTGCTGCAGCAAAACAGGCAAAGTATCTTGTCTGATTTTTCTCATTGTGTCCACGCATATATCCAATTGAATAGAATGTTGTAATTATCCATAAAAAAGACGCACCAAGGGCAAATAGCATTCCTAAAGCATCGGCTCTGAATTTAACTTCAATACCAGGAAAAAGTTTGAAAAGTTCAAACTCCAGCGTTTTCCCTGCCAGCACCGCTGGAAGCATGGAGACAACCACAGCAAACTTAATAACACCTGCCAGTACAGACCAGAATTCACGAAGATTAGGATTTTTTTCACCTGTAAAGATAATAAGCGGAATTGCAAGTAAGGAAACAAGAATCGGAATTAGAGGTAAAATGGATTGCTCTACATTCATCAGTCTTCCCTCAATAAATTGAATTCTTCAAGCTTTAATGTAGGTTTGTTTTTATATGCCAACACAAGAATTATCAGTCCTACAGCAACAGCACCTCCTGCAACAGCTATGACAAATAAAGCAAGAATCTGTCCTCTTATATCCTGCATATAGTGACTTAATGCCACAAGCGAGATATTTACTGAATTAAGCATAATCTCAATGGAAATAAACATCATTATAAGATTTCTTCTTGTGAGAAACCCAAGAAACCCAATAAAAAATAAAGCTATACTCAAAGCTAAATAATAACTAAGAGGTACCATTTGTCTTCCTCTTTAAGGCAGATATTCCAACACCGATTAAAGGAACAAGGAGGATAAAGCCCAAAATCAAAAAGGGAAAAAGATAATCATTAAAAAGAGCCAATCCAAGCGTTTTTGTATGACCCTGTTTTTCAATAAGCTCTATAGTGTAATTGCCTGAATAATGTTTTTTATAGGTAAAAGCACCTGTTAGTGCAAAAAATAAAAGCAAAAAAGAGGCATACAGTCTTGTCTGCCATGAACGGATAAACACTGATTGTTTTACCTCTTCTTTCAGGTTTAACAAAAATACAACAAACAAAAACATTACAAGTATAGCACCTGCATAAACAATTATTTGCACCATTGCAAGAAATTCTGCATTTAACATAAGATAAAGTCCACCAATATGAATAAGCATAAGAAGTATCCATAAAAGACTATAAACAAGGTTTTTTCTTGTAATTCCTGCAATACCTGAAAAAAGTATCACCATAGCAAAATACCCGAATAACACTTTAGGTAACATTTTTCCACCTCTATACAAACTTCTTGACAAAAGCAACGATTAATAAATTTACAATTCCTGCTGGAATGAGAATTTTCCATCCGATATTCAGTAATTGATCAAATCGGTATCTTGGAAAAGTTGCTCTAACCCATATATATAAAAAAATAAATGCATAGACCTTTATAGCAAACCAAATTATTCCTGGAACTTTTTCAAGAAAAGGCAAAATATCGGTCAAAAATCTTGGTATCGTCCATCCACCAAGAAAACATAAGGCACAAAGAGATGCCATTATATACATAGCAACATACTCTGCAAGAAAAAACAATGCATATCTAAAAGCACTGTATTCAGTAAGATAGCCTGCAACAAGCTCTGTTTCAGCCTCTGGAAGATCAAAAGGTGCCCTGTTGGTCTCAGCAAAAGCTGCGATGATAAATACAACAAAACCAATTATCTGTGGAATTGCATACATCCCTAAAGCAAAATTATGCTGAGCAATTACAATATCTCTTAAGTTAAGTGAACCAGCAGCCAAAACTACTCCAGCCAAGCTAAGCCCAAGAGCAATCTCGTAGCTTAAAACCTGACTTGCAGAACGTAGTCCTCCGAGGAAAGAATACTTACTATTTGATGCCCATCCCGCAAGAATAATTCCGTAAACAGATATGGATGCAGATGCTAATATAAATAATAAACCCACATTAAGGTCTGCAAGTATAAAATTCCTCTCAAAGGGAATAACAGCAAGATTTATCATGGTAAATATCAATACTATAACCGGTGCTATCTGAAATATGATTTTCTCAGAATTTGCTGGCACAATATCTTCTTTAAAAAATATCTTTATAAAATCTGCAATTGGCTGAAGTAATCCGTGAGGTCCAACTTCCATTGGTCCCATTCTTGCCTGAGCTCTTCCAATAATTTTTCTTTCTGCATAGGTTGTATAAGCTACATGAGCGAGCACTAATCCAAAAACAACCGTTGTTTTGATGAAAATTATTAACAGTTCAATCATTTATTCAGTCCCTCATCAACAATCTCTCTGAATCCTCTCCAGAGTTGCCTGCCTTTTAGAGGATAATCCTTTCGCAAAGGATGCCCATCCCAGTCCTCTGGCATAAGAATTCTTCTTAAATCTGGATGTCCATTAAATCTTATTCCGAACATGTCAAAGCATTCCCTTTCATGCCAGTTTGCGCCGCTCCAAAGTTCAGTAATACTATCAATTTCAGGATTTTCCCCTTCAACCTTTGCCTTGACTCTTATATGAAGTCTTCTCCAGATACTGAAAAGATTATAGACAATCTCAAATCTTGGCTCCGCTGGATAATGGTCAACTCCGCAGAGGTCCTGTAGATGATTAAATCCGTGCTGTTCTTTCAGATATCTCAATACTTCTTTGATTTTTATCTTTTTTACTGTAACTGAAACCTGTCCTCTAAATTCATTTATTTCAAGAACTGTCTCAGGAAATGTTTCAGATAATTTTTTTGCAATTTTAAGAGATTCTTCAATCGCTTTTACTTCCTGTGCCATGTTAGTGCTCCTATGCAAAATTCATAAATGTAGCCCACTAAAATAAGAGAGATAAAGATAATCATTATCCAGAATCCTTCAAATGATATAAAATCAAAGGCAACTGCCCAGGGATAAATGAAAATAACCTCCACATCAAAAACAACAAAGAGTATAGCAAGAAGGAAAAAGCCTATAAAAAATTTTTCTCTTGGTTCACCACTTGGAAGATTTCCAGATTCATAGACAATGAATTTGACAGGATTAAACTTTCTTGGCGCTAAAAGCTTATTTATAAAAAGTCCACCAAAACCAAAAACAGTAGCAAATATCATTGCAATTAGCACTGGTAAGTATTTATAGGGAATGTAGTTACCAGGCTCCATCATTGCTGCTCCTCTGTGTTTTTAAGATTGATTGACTTTAAAACAGTTCTGGGCTGTCTTTTACCTGCAGGAAGTCTATGGCGATTGATTCCAGGAAGATACCAGAATTTGTTTATGTAATCCTCTCCTTCATATTGCTTCATGAATTCATCCCAGTTTTTAAGCAGGCTTTCTTTATTAAAGTAATTGCTTTTTTTGTCATAGGAGGCATACTCAAAAAACTCTGTAAGCACAATAGCATTTACCGGACATACTTCCTCACAGTATCCGCAAAAAATACATCTTAATGCATCAATTTCATACTTTGTAAGAACCCTCGCACCTGTGTCATTGTTGATTGTGTAATCGATATAAATACATTGGCTTGGACATACCTGAGCACATTTAGTACAGGCAACACAGCGCTCTTTTCCTGTTTCAGAGTCACGAACAAAAGCATGTCTGCCCCTAAATCCAGGTTCAAGTGCTCTTTTCTGCTTTGGATAACGAATTGTTACAGGGCTTGTAAATATAGTTTTAAAGGTAATAAGCATGCCTTTGAGTAGATCAATAAAAAGAAGTTTTTTAAGTAATTTGTTCATCTGTCTGCCTCTCCCATAACAATATCAAGAGTTCCAATAATTGCAATAACATCAGCAAGCAGATGAC
Protein-coding sequences here:
- a CDS encoding NADH-quinone oxidoreductase subunit N, with translation MDQYLPLLPEIVFTILFLIYFVIGLFIKNRYITGIMVMTISLITSFILFSDYGTAFNNMFVADNLSQGLKLVFLLSLFLCTLISLRYEKIKNEIFYEYSLLMLLSTLAMMLIVSSKDFIPLFLSVEFMSLCVYLLSGFVLSDLKSNEASLKYYVLGSFASAIFLFGIAAIYGVTGTTTFYSIANFLKNNSDITIYHYMGTMAIITALAFKAGCAPFHQWSPDVYEGAPTTITAFMSVSPKAAAVGALGRIVFEAFSGNVQLWLAPLVFIAILTMATGNILALRQNNIKRLLAYSSIAHAGYVMLAVIACSQEGLNSIVFYMMVYAFMNIGAFAVVLALPEGEKIEGYRGISNFNLSLALCMLAFLFSLSGIPPFGGFIAKFLVFKSVIHSGYIWVALVGIIFSILSAYYYLRIAVKMFFLNAQQQIQFEYLIPSNLKVAIALNAAVILITGIIPNVIM
- the nuoH gene encoding NADH-quinone oxidoreductase subunit NuoH, with the translated sequence MIELLIIFIKTTVVFGLVLAHVAYTTYAERKIIGRAQARMGPMEVGPHGLLQPIADFIKIFFKEDIVPANSEKIIFQIAPVIVLIFTMINLAVIPFERNFILADLNVGLLFILASASISVYGIILAGWASNSKYSFLGGLRSASQVLSYEIALGLSLAGVVLAAGSLNLRDIVIAQHNFALGMYAIPQIIGFVVFIIAAFAETNRAPFDLPEAETELVAGYLTEYSAFRYALFFLAEYVAMYIMASLCALCFLGGWTIPRFLTDILPFLEKVPGIIWFAIKVYAFIFLYIWVRATFPRYRFDQLLNIGWKILIPAGIVNLLIVAFVKKFV
- a CDS encoding NADH-quinone oxidoreductase subunit C, whose product is MAQEVKAIEESLKIAKKLSETFPETVLEINEFRGQVSVTVKKIKIKEVLRYLKEQHGFNHLQDLCGVDHYPAEPRFEIVYNLFSIWRRLHIRVKAKVEGENPEIDSITELWSGANWHERECFDMFGIRFNGHPDLRRILMPEDWDGHPLRKDYPLKGRQLWRGFREIVDEGLNK
- a CDS encoding Na(+)/H(+) antiporter subunit D, whose product is MINLIPPALILIAGSLILPLLKGRTKQIYMIVLPLLTVLYLFNLSEGVYWKVNVLDYELIFGKVDKLSLAFGYIFAIITFISSIYSLHVKDNLHLVSAFVYAGSAQGAIFAGDFVTLFIFWQIMAFAAAFLVFSARTKAAFSAGMRYIMIHLFGGLLLYGGIKIHYHEIGSLLFNHMELNGLGSWLIFLGFGTTAAFPLLHGWLPDAYPESTETGTVFLSTFTTNAAVYVFSRGFAGTEFLIYIGVIMVVFPTFYGIIENNLRRVLSYSIIAQLGFMIIGIAIGTQLSLNGTIAYAFCQTLYMALLFMAMGAVLYRTGKINATDLGGLYKSMPITTILCIVGAASISGVPFTNGFVSKLMIVSAVADSGMLFVWIALLFASVGVFIYSGIKIPFFAFFSYDSGIRTKEAPKHMLIAMGLASFLCIVIGVLPGLIYSILPYPVDYEPYTAAHIIDQAHLLAFSALAFTLLVLSGIYPPEIRSINLDVDWFYRKEAAIFMKFAKFFAKIEYNIIGEAYEFMVIKPVLKMARWLKIIDTSGVDGTYNGMAKGSMTLSDTVKIIQTGKAHDYAFFMVIGIIMLILIILIPIVI
- the nuoI gene encoding NADH-quinone oxidoreductase subunit NuoI, which translates into the protein MNKLLKKLLFIDLLKGMLITFKTIFTSPVTIRYPKQKRALEPGFRGRHAFVRDSETGKERCVACTKCAQVCPSQCIYIDYTINNDTGARVLTKYEIDALRCIFCGYCEEVCPVNAIVLTEFFEYASYDKKSNYFNKESLLKNWDEFMKQYEGEDYINKFWYLPGINRHRLPAGKRQPRTVLKSINLKNTEEQQ
- a CDS encoding NADH-quinone oxidoreductase subunit A; its protein translation is MMEPGNYIPYKYLPVLIAMIFATVFGFGGLFINKLLAPRKFNPVKFIVYESGNLPSGEPREKFFIGFFLLAILFVVFDVEVIFIYPWAVAFDFISFEGFWIMIIFISLILVGYIYEFCIGALTWHRK
- the nuoK gene encoding NADH-quinone oxidoreductase subunit NuoK, producing MVPLSYYLALSIALFFIGFLGFLTRRNLIMMFISIEIMLNSVNISLVALSHYMQDIRGQILALFVIAVAGGAVAVGLIILVLAYKNKPTLKLEEFNLLRED
- a CDS encoding NADH-quinone oxidoreductase subunit J, with protein sequence MLPKVLFGYFAMVILFSGIAGITRKNLVYSLLWILLMLIHIGGLYLMLNAEFLAMVQIIVYAGAILVMFLFVVFLLNLKEEVKQSVFIRSWQTRLYASFLLLFFALTGAFTYKKHYSGNYTIELIEKQGHTKTLGLALFNDYLFPFLILGFILLVPLIGVGISALKRKTNGTS
- a CDS encoding monovalent cation/H+ antiporter subunit D family protein encodes the protein MNVEQSILPLIPILVSLLAIPLIIFTGEKNPNLREFWSVLAGVIKFAVVVSMLPAVLAGKTLEFELFKLFPGIEVKFRADALGMLFALGASFLWIITTFYSIGYMRGHNEKNQTRYFACFAAALSTTMGVAFSANLFTMFLFYEGLTFVTYPLVAHHETDEAKQGARKYAIYLIGAAKIFLVAAIVITYMIAGTLEFQKGGIFTEAVRHAYSAVLGVVFLMYIYGFAKAAVMPLHGWLPAAMVAPTPVSALLHAVAVVKTGVFTVLRVIFFVYGTDFLKELSTTNMALFMAAFTITVASMIALTRDNIKARLAYSTVSQLSYIILGGLLLTYHGMLGGIIHISNHALAKITLFFCAGSLYVCAHKTEVSQLDGIAKKMPWTMAAFTIGALGMIGVPLVGGFITKWYLLMGALDRGSIGIVAVLLLSSLLNAGYFLPIVYRAYFKNFDESHTHGHEIRENPFMATTLTITAILSIISGIYPDLIINLAKEVLK
- a CDS encoding NADH-quinone oxidoreductase subunit M; this encodes MIETVSYPILSIVTFFPLIGVLFIILLKNDMAVRYAALTTTVMNLIISIPIFTNFDKSNPSFQFVETYNWIPPINAYYKMGVDGISILFILLTLIISILCVAVSWSAIHERVKLFYSMILIMETAMIGIFCAMDLLLFYVFYEAMLIPMFLLIGIWGSANRIYASIKFVLFTFAGSVIMLIGIISLYFMAGKTFDVVELSKIKFPVDFQYWLFFAFFAAFAVKVPMFPFHTWLPDAHTEAPTAGSVILAGILLKIGGYGFVRFSIPFCPDATVSLKLFMQLLSLTAIIYGAFVTLMQTDFKRLIAYSSVSHMGFVTLGIFSLNEPAMQGGILQMINHGIVTGALFMCIGVIYERTHTRELVKYGGFGKVVPIFVLFYTFFSAASIGFPGTNSFIGEFLVMLGAFKSSFYVGAPLILGIALGATYMIWLYYRVVFNEVKPEIKEHLHDLNLREALMFIPLVFLVLFIGFQPSLPLSFMDTSIKHLLDSLSTSVNFTMK
- a CDS encoding methyl-accepting chemotaxis protein, translating into MNVKRLLQFINIMILIVLAGLFILSYFNERGFQQRIEKLTKKDLNILIALNDMYALGLQTGQATRNVFINPKDETAKKNYQNAHQNFMKANEEAIKLTTGEFQSELKKIAQLWQQDHAKKMEIQQLAVEGKKDEAAQKIVEETKLWREIKDLIFKLTESHKKEFEKLNQEVASVRKRDSIIYSAVLFISLLGLSFLLYYSYRAYKRNMSSALSCFTKLEQGDLREEKSEACDLIGEIYQKIVGSLRGTIGRIRDIVKNTNNIVNSLSSETDNLEKNSHEQLSRIDHMASASTEISQTIIDVAKNAASASESAKQANETAQKGKTTVEKAANAMIEIARSIKSAAVTIEELGQSSQEIGEIVLTIKDIADQTNLLALNAAIEAARAGEQGRGFAVVADEVRKLAERTAKATEEIAEKIRNIQSRSNASVDAMNQSSKQAEGGVSLANNAMKALDEIVSATAVAMDMIQRIAAATEELSATSEEIANNMETIKINIDSTVKMIEAVRTISKKLYEEVKNLDETVEYFKI